GGTGGTCGCGTCGGGGATCGCGGTGGCGTCCGTGCTGGGTGTGCCGGCCGGGACCCTGGTCTCCTCGTTCGCCGGCTGGCGGGTGGCGTTCGCCGCGGTCGCGCTGCTGGCGGCGGGCGTGTCCGTCGCGCTGGCCAGGGTGCTGCCGCCGCTGCCCGCCGAACGGGCCGCCCGCGCGGCCGATCTCCGGCGGGTCTGGCGTCCCGGCCCGCTCAGGGTCGTGCTGATCGTCACGGCTCTGGTGGTGACCGGTCACTTCGCGGCCTACACCTACGTCCGGCCGTTCCTGGAGCAGGTGGGGGGTGCCGGCGCCGCGGGCGTCGGCGCGATGCTGCTCGGGTACGGCCTCGCCGGTGTGCTCGGCAACTTCGCCGCCGGCGCCCGCGCCGCACGGCGGCCGGCGCGCGTGCTGGTCACCCTGGCCGCGCTGATCGCCGTCGCGACGATCGCCCTGCCGGTGGCCGGGGCGGCGACGGGCCCGGCCGCCGCGCTGCTCCTGCTGTGGGGCGTCGCCTACGGAGGGGTCTCGGTGACCCTGCAGATCTGGGTCGCCGGGACGGGCGGCGGCGAGGCGGGCACGGCCATGCTGACGGCCGTCTTCAACGCGGCCATCGCGCTCGGCGCGCTGGCCGGCGGGCGCGTGGTGGACGGCGTGTCGGTGTCGGCCGTGATGTGGCTCGGCGCCGGTCTCGCGCTGGTCAGCGCGGCCGTCGCTGGCATCGCGGGCAGGAGAACGACGAGCGGTTCATGAACGCCTCACGCATGATCGGGGTCCCGCAGCGCGAGCAGGGTCGATCGCGCCGGCCGTACACCTCCAGCGAGCGTTCGAAGTAGCCGCTCTCGCCGTTGACGTCGACGTACAGGCTGTCGAACGACGTGCCGCCCTGGTGCAGGGCCGCGGTCATGACCTCGCGCACGGCCGCCAGCAGTTCGGCGATCTTGGGCCGGGTGAGGGTCTGGGTCGGGCGGGCCCAGTGCAGCCTGGCCAGCCAGAGCGCCTCGTCGGCGTAGATGTTGCCGACGCCGCTGATCAGCGACTGGTCGAGGAGGGCCCGCTTGACCTCGGTCCTGCGCCTGCGCAGGGCGGCGGCGAACCGGTCGTCGTCGAACGACTCCTCGAACGGGTCGGGGGCGATGTGCGCGATCGGCTCCGGAACCCCGCCGGCCAGCGCGGTCAGCATGACGTGGCCGAACGTCCGCTGGTCGACGAAGCGCAGGTCGGAGCCGCCGTCGCCGAAGCCCAGCCGGACACGCAGGTGCTTCTCCGGCGGCGAGCCCGGCGCCACCACCAGCAGTTGGCCGCTCATCCCCAGATGGGCGAGCAGCGCCTCCTCGGGACCCGAAAGCGGGAGCCACAGGTATTTGCCGCGGCGTTCGGCGGAGAGCACCACCCGGCCCTTCAGCCGGGCGGCGAAATCGTCGGGGCCGGCGAGGTGGCGCCGGACGGCGCGCGGGTGCAGCACCTCGGCCGAGGTGATCTCCCGGCCGGCCACCCACTGCGCCAGGCCGCGCCGGACGACCTCGACCTCAGGCAGCTCAGGCAACCTAGCCCGCCGGCTGGCTCTCGCGCTGCTCGCGGCGGGCCCGGATGCGGGTCCAGGCCGCCTCGGCCGCCTGCTGCTCGGCTTCCTTCTTGCTGCGGCCGCTGCCCGAGCCGTAGGACTCGCCGCCCACCCGCACCTCGGCGATGAACGACTTGGCGTGGTCGGGACCGCTCTCCTCGACGTGGTATTCGGGCACGCCGAGCGCCTCGGAGGCGGTGAGCTCCTGCAACGAGGTCTTCCAGTCGAGCCCGGCGCCGAGCGAGGCCGAGCGGACGATCAGCGGGTCGAACAGCAGATGGACCGCACGGAAGGCCTCGTCGAGGCCCTTGTCGACGTAGACGGCGCCGATCAGCGCCTCCAGCGTGTCGGCCAGGATCGACGACTTGTCTCGCCCTCCGGTGCCCTCCTCGCCCCGGCCCAGCCGCAGGAAACGGCCCAGCCCGAGGCCCCGGGCCACGTCGGCCAGGGCACGCATGTTGACCACCGCGGCCCGCAGCTTGGCGAGCTGTCCCTCGGGCAGGTCGGGATGGTTGCGGTAGAGGGTGTCGGTGACCACCAGGCCCAGCACCGAGTCACCCAGGAACTCCAGGCGCTCGTTGGTGGGCAGGCCACCGTTCTCGTAGGCGTAGGAGCGGTGCGTCAGCGCCCGCTCCAGGATGTCGGGGTCAAGGCTGACGGACAGCACCCGATCGAGCTCTGCTCTGGCGACCTCCACGGCCACCGGCTTGGGACCTGCGCCCACGGCTTTCCTCCTCGGACATCTTCACAAGGCGCGACGGCTGCGGAGATGCCCGAAAACGTGGTGGGCGTCGGGGAGACTGAGCCCCGGCGTCCACCACGACCGCGGGCGAACCACTACCGCACGCATCTAGACGTTAACGCCGACCGGGGCACAATGGCACCCGGTCGGCAACACGTCAACTACGCGGGATCAGGCAGACGGCTCGACGACCTGACGGCGGTTGTAGGTGCCGCAGGTGGGGCACGCGATGTGCGGCTGCTTGGGCGAACGGCACTGCGGGCAGCTCACCAGGGCGACAGCAGTCGTCTTCCACTGGGAGCGACGGGCGCGGGTGTTGCTCCGCGACATCTTTCGCTTCGGGACGGCCACGTCACTTCTCCTGATCGTTATCGTTCTCGGTAATCAGACCTTGCAACGACGCCCATCGAGCGTCGATCTTCTCGTGCCGGTGATCGGCGCCGGCCTCGGCCAGCTTGACCCCGCACTCCACGCAGAGCCCCTCGCAGTCGTCACGGCAGACGGGGCTCAACGGCAGTGCGAGCACCACCGCGTCGCGGAACGTCGGCTCGAGGTCGAGCAGCTCCCCGTCGAGCAGCGAGTCGTCCTCCGAGGCGTCCTCGTCGGAGTAGAAGAACAGCTCCTGCAGGTCGACCTCGATCTCCGAGGTCACCGGGTCAAGGCACCGCGCGCACTCCCCGGCGAGCGGGGCCTGCGCCGTGCCCGAGACGAGCACGCCTTCCATCACTGCTTCGAGCCGGAGGTCCAGCTCGACTTCGGCGTCCTTGGGGACACCGATCATGTCGACGCCGAGATTCGCCGGAGCCGGGAGGGTCAGGGTCAACCGCCGCATCGTGCCCGGCCGCTTTCCCAGGTCGTGAGTGGAGATCACCCAAGGGGAGCGGGGGTCGAGGTGCTTAGTCATCCTGCTCTCGCTAGGCATGGCGGAACTGTCGCCGTCGTACAAGGCCGAAATGAAAGGATAGCAGGTGCGGCTCAGCCCCTGAGCCGCTCGGTGAGCAGCTTGTGCACGAGGTCCGGCACCAGACCCGACACGTCGCCCCCGTACCTGGCGATCTCCTTGACCCTGCTGGACGACAGGAACGAGTATTCGGGGTTCGTCGGCATGAACAGCGTCTCCACGCCCGACAGCCGGTAGTTGAGCTGGGCCATCTGCAACTCGTAGTCGAAGTCGCTGACGACCCGGATGCCCTTGACGATGGCCGGGATGTCGTTCTGCTTGCAGAAGTCGACCAGCAGGCCGTGGAACTTGCGCACCTTGACGTTCGCGAACTCCTTGGTCACGGTCTGCAGGATCTCTATCCTCTCGTCCACCGTGAACAGGCTGCTCTTCTCCAGGTTGATGAGCACGGCCACGGTGACCTCGTCGTACAGCCGGGCGGCCCGGCCGATGATGTCGAGGTGACCGTTCGTGATGGGGTCGAACGACCCCGGGCAGACAACGCGGCGCAAGACGCCTCCCAGGTCTAGGGGCAGGTCTACGGGTTCCCGGCGGCGCGACCGTACCAAACGGACGCTTCCCCATAACGACGGACCCTCTCCTCAACGTAGCCTTCGGGCCACATCAGGGCCTTTCCCCTCGTCTCCCTCTCGAACGCCACCAAAGCGCCCTCCCCCAGCCACCCGTTGTCCCGCAACAGCTCCAGCACCCGGGTGACCTCCTCACCGGACACGGCGTACGGCGGATCGGCGAACACGATGTCGTACGGCTCGCCTCGCGGCTCCTCGGGCGACCCCTCGCCCCGCCCCCCTCCCCCGGGCGGCCTGGCCAGCAGGCGCTCCACCTTGTCCGCCACCACCTGGGCCCCGTCCAGCTCCAGCGTCCGGACGTTGGCCCTGATCGTGCGGACCGCCCTGGGGTCCGACTCGACGAGCAGCGCGTGGGCCGCCCCCCGCGACAGCGCCTCCAGCCCGACGGCCCCCGAGCCCGCGTACAGGTCCATCACCCGCGCGCCCGCCAGCCCGTACAGCGAGTCGAGCGTCAAGAAGATCCCTTCTCGTGCCCTGTCACTGGTCGGCCTGGTGCCGCGCCCCGGCGGCACGACCAGGCGTCGCCCACCCGCGACGCCCGCGATGATCCGAGTCATGGGGGTCATTGTTCCGCATATCGGCGCAGGTCAAGAGTGGACAAGTGTCGGCCTCGACAGCGCAAGGGTGATTCACAACACCCCGCCTGCCACGCATGATGAGTCTGCGGCCTTCGAGGTGACCCATAAGAAGGCCGACCGGCGTGGTCGTGAGCCCTTCCGCACGCCGGTTCCCCCGGCACCTGACCCGGGGGGCTGGGCCCAGCCGGGGACGGCATTCGGGGGGAGGCCGTCCCCAAGGCTGGGCCCAACACCTTTTCCACACCGGCCACCCGTACGGGGCCCCAGGGCCTCGCCCACGTCCGGCCGCGGCTCCTGCAACGGGCCCCGTGTGGTCAGCGGTCGCCGGACCGGGCCGTCAGGTCTTCTCCAGGTATTCGGCCCGCTCGTCCGCCAGCAGCCGGTCGATCTCCGCCCGCAGCCCCTCGTGCGCCACCAGCTCCGGATCGCCGGCCAGCAGCAGCGCCGCCTCCTCCCGGGCCGCCTCGATCACGTCCTCGTCGCGCAGCAGTTGCAACAGCTTCAGCGACGACCGCTTGCCCGACTGGGCGGCGCCGAGCACGTCGCCCTCGCGCCGCTGCTCCAGGTCCACCCGCGACAGCTCGAACCCGTCGAGCGTCGAGGCCACCGCTTCGAGCCGGGCGCGCGCCGGGGTGCCCTCGGGGAAGTCGGACACCAGCAGGCACAGCCCCGGCAGCCCGCCCCGGCCGACCCGGCCGCGGAGCTGGTGGAGCTGGGAGACCCCGAACCGGTCGGCGTCCATGATGACCATGACGGAGGAGTTGGGCACGTCGACGCCCACCTCGATCACGGTCGTCGCCACCAGCACGTCGAGCTCGCCCTTGGTGAACGCCCGCATGACCGCGTCCTTCTCCTCCGGTGGCAGCTTGCCGTGCAGGACGCCGAGGCGCAGGCCGTGCAGCGGCCCTTCGGACAGCAGCTCGGCCACGTCGAGGACGGCCAGCGGCGGCCGGCGCTCGTCGTCGGCGGGAGGCTGGTCAGCCGACGCCCGCAGGTCGCCCTCGTCGCCCTCCAGGTCACCGATGCGGGGACAGACGATGTAGGCCTGCCGGCCCAGGCCGACCTCCTCGCGCACCCGCTCCCAGGTGCGATCCAGGAAGTGGGGCTTCTCGGCGGCGGGCACCACGTGGGTGGTGATCGGAGCACGCCCGGAGGGCAGCTGCGACAGCGTGGAGACCTCCAGGTCGCCGAAGACGGTCATGGCGACCGTGCGCGGGATCGGCGTGGCGGTCATGACGAGCACGTGGGGCCGCCCGCCGCCGGCCTTCTCGCGCAGGGCGTCGCGCTGCTCGACGCCGAAGCGGTGCTGCTCGTCGACCACGACGAGACCCAGATCGGCGAACTGGACGTGCTCCTGCAGCAGGGCGTGCGTGCCCACGACGATGCCGGCCGTGCCGGAGGCCGCGTCGAGCAGGGCGGAGCGGCGGGCGGCGGCCCCCATGGAGCCGGTGAGCAACGTGACGGCGGTGCCGCCGAACATGCCGCCCTGCGCCAGGTCGCCCAGCATGGTGGTGATCGAGCGGTGGTGCTGCTGGGCGAGCACCTCGGTGGGGGCCAGCAGCACGGCCTGGCCGCCCGCGTCGACCACCTGGAGCATCGCGCGCAGCGCGACCACGGTCTTGCCCGCGCCGACCTCACCCTGCAGCAACCGGTGCATGGGGTGCTCGCGGGCGAGGTCGTCGGCGATCTCCTCGCCGACGAGCGCCTGCCCCTCGGTCAGCGCGAACGGCAGGCGGGTGTCGAAGTCGGCCAGCAGCCCGTCGCCGCGGCGCGGACGCGCCTTGGCGGGCCAGGCGACCGCCGCCTGCCTGCGCTGCAGCAGCACGGCCTGCAGCACGAACGCCTCGTCGAACTTCAGCCGCTGCCTGGCCCGGTGCACGTCGGCGAAGTCCTTCGGGCGGTGGATCGCGATCAGCGCCTCGCCGAGGTCCTGCAGGCCGTGGCGCACGCGCAGGTCGCCGGGGAGGGGATCGTGGAGCGGCCCGAGCGTGTCGAGCACCACGCCGACCGCCCGCCGGATCACCCAGGGCGTGAGGTCCTTGCCGGCGGGGTAGATCGGCACCGGCGCGGCCGAGAACTCCTCGGCGCTGGCCTCGCTCTCCTCGAACAGCTCGAACTCGGGGTGCGCGAGCTGCCACCGGGGGTGGGCGCGCGCGCCGAACAGCCCCACCTTGCCGGCGAACATGCCGCGCCGCCCCGGCTTGAGCCGCGCCTCGGCGACGTGGGAGCCCTTGCCGAAGAACGCCAGGTAGATCTTGTTGCGGGCGCCGTCGACGACCTCGACCTCCAGCCAGGTGCCGCCGCGGTTGCGCATGGGCTTGCGCATGAGCCTGCTCACCTCGCCCACCACGGTGACGTGCTCGTCGACCTCCAGCGCGTCGAGCGAGGTCAGCTCGCCGCGCTCGGCGTAGCGGCGTGGGTAGTGGCGCAGCAGGTCGCCGACCGTCTCCAGGCCGAGCACGCTGTGCAGCAACTTGGCGGTCTTCGGGTCGAGCGCCTTGGTCAGCGGCTCGTCGAAACGGCTCACGGCTCTATGTTCTACCGCCTGCGACCGACAGGAACCACGCGCCGCCTCACTCCACGCCGATGAGCAGCGGGTAGCCGCCCTGCTCCCCGTCGTAGACCACGAGGTCGGCGTCGGGCCGTGTCCTGCCCAGGTGGTGTTCGAGCCGTACGGCCAGCTCGGCCGGCGCGTCCACCCCCGTCACCAGCGTCACGAGCTCGCCGCCGCCCGCCAGCATCCGGTCGACCACCGCCTCGGCCACCTCGTCGAGCCGCGCGCCGATCACCGCGACGTCGCCGTCGATCAGGCCCAGCACGTCGCCGGGACGGCACGGCCCGGCGCTGGTGACGGCCTCCCTGTCGGCCACCACGACGTGCCCGTGCCGGGTGTGCCCGGCCGCGTCGGTCATCGCGACCACGTCGTCGTCGAAGCGGCGCAGCGGGTCGTGGACGGCCAGCGCCGCCAGCCCCTGCACGGTGGCCCTGGTCGGGAGCACGCTGACCACGGCCCCGTCCTCGCGGGCGATCTCCGCCGCGGCGACCGCGACGGCCCGGGCGCCCTCGTCGTTGGGCAGCACGGCCACCTCGCCGCCCGCCTGCCTGATCGCGGCCAGCATGTCGGGCAGGGAGGGGCTGGTGCCGGGCGCCCGCCGCACCACGACCGCGCCGCACTCCTCGAACAGCGCCGCGATGCCGTCGCCGGCCGCCACCGCCACCACTCCCCTGCCGGCGCCGCCGCGGTGGGTCCGCTCGGCCAGGTAGGTGATGCGGATCCGGTGCGGACGGCCCACGCGCAGCGCCGCCTCGACGGCGGGGCCGGCCTCGTCCACGTGGACGTGCACGTTCCACAGCCCGTCGCCGCCCACCACGACCAGCGAGTCGCCCATCTCGTCGAGCTCGCGGCGCAGCCCGGCCACGGCCGGGTCGTCGGCGTCGAGCAGGTACATCACCTCGTACCCGGCGCCCACCTCGCTCATCGGCGCCACCCGGCCGGTCGGCGCCGGCACCTCGAAGCGCTCGCTGGTGGCACCGGTGACCACGGCCACCAGGGACTCCAGGATGATGGCCAGCCCGGCGCCGCCCGCGTCCACGACGCCGCTGCGCGCCAGCACGTCGAGCTGCTCGGGGGTGCGCCGCAGCGCCGAGCGGGCCGCGCCGGCCGCCCGCCGGGCGACCTCGGCCAGCCCGCCGTCACAGTCCTGTACGGCCCGCGCCACCGCGCCGAGCACGCTCAGCACCGTGCCCTCGACGGGTCTGGCCACCGCCTCCCGGGCCAGCGACGCCGCCCTGGCGAGCCCGGCGCGCAGGTCGGCGCCGTCCTTCAGCACGTCGGCGAGCCCGCGCAGCGCCTGGCTGACGATGACCCCCGAGTTGCCCCTGGCGCCGACCAGCGCGCCGTACGAGAGCGTC
This Nonomuraea muscovyensis DNA region includes the following protein-coding sequences:
- the rnc gene encoding ribonuclease III, yielding MAVEVARAELDRVLSVSLDPDILERALTHRSYAYENGGLPTNERLEFLGDSVLGLVVTDTLYRNHPDLPEGQLAKLRAAVVNMRALADVARGLGLGRFLRLGRGEEGTGGRDKSSILADTLEALIGAVYVDKGLDEAFRAVHLLFDPLIVRSASLGAGLDWKTSLQELTASEALGVPEYHVEESGPDHAKSFIAEVRVGGESYGSGSGRSKKEAEQQAAEAAWTRIRARREQRESQPAG
- a CDS encoding MFS transporter, whose translation is MTTTTTPPRDTGAAWLAVTTVAVGTFTVVTGEMLPVGLLTPIAAELEVSEGTAGLTMTAPGLVAAASAPLLTLGARRLDRRTVLYGLMALLAAANLLAALAPAYPVLLVARVLTGVSIGGFWAFAFAMAGRLVPEPQAGRAASVVASGIAVASVLGVPAGTLVSSFAGWRVAFAAVALLAAGVSVALARVLPPLPAERAARAADLRRVWRPGPLRVVLIVTALVVTGHFAAYTYVRPFLEQVGGAGAAGVGAMLLGYGLAGVLGNFAAGARAARRPARVLVTLAALIAVATIALPVAGAATGPAAALLLLWGVAYGGVSVTLQIWVAGTGGGEAGTAMLTAVFNAAIALGALAGGRVVDGVSVSAVMWLGAGLALVSAAVAGIAGRRTTSGS
- the rsmD gene encoding 16S rRNA (guanine(966)-N(2))-methyltransferase RsmD, giving the protein MTRIIAGVAGGRRLVVPPGRGTRPTSDRAREGIFLTLDSLYGLAGARVMDLYAGSGAVGLEALSRGAAHALLVESDPRAVRTIRANVRTLELDGAQVVADKVERLLARPPGGGGRGEGSPEEPRGEPYDIVFADPPYAVSGEEVTRVLELLRDNGWLGEGALVAFERETRGKALMWPEGYVEERVRRYGEASVWYGRAAGNP
- the mutM gene encoding bifunctional DNA-formamidopyrimidine glycosylase/DNA-(apurinic or apyrimidinic site) lyase, with product MPELPEVEVVRRGLAQWVAGREITSAEVLHPRAVRRHLAGPDDFAARLKGRVVLSAERRGKYLWLPLSGPEEALLAHLGMSGQLLVVAPGSPPEKHLRVRLGFGDGGSDLRFVDQRTFGHVMLTALAGGVPEPIAHIAPDPFEESFDDDRFAAALRRRRTEVKRALLDQSLISGVGNIYADEALWLARLHWARPTQTLTRPKIAELLAAVREVMTAALHQGGTSFDSLYVDVNGESGYFERSLEVYGRRDRPCSRCGTPIMREAFMNRSSFSCPRCQRRPR
- a CDS encoding YceD family protein, with amino-acid sequence MPSESRMTKHLDPRSPWVISTHDLGKRPGTMRRLTLTLPAPANLGVDMIGVPKDAEVELDLRLEAVMEGVLVSGTAQAPLAGECARCLDPVTSEIEVDLQELFFYSDEDASEDDSLLDGELLDLEPTFRDAVVLALPLSPVCRDDCEGLCVECGVKLAEAGADHRHEKIDARWASLQGLITENDNDQEK
- the coaD gene encoding pantetheine-phosphate adenylyltransferase; translation: MRRVVCPGSFDPITNGHLDIIGRAARLYDEVTVAVLINLEKSSLFTVDERIEILQTVTKEFANVKVRKFHGLLVDFCKQNDIPAIVKGIRVVSDFDYELQMAQLNYRLSGVETLFMPTNPEYSFLSSSRVKEIARYGGDVSGLVPDLVHKLLTERLRG
- the recG gene encoding ATP-dependent DNA helicase RecG, with the protein product MSRFDEPLTKALDPKTAKLLHSVLGLETVGDLLRHYPRRYAERGELTSLDALEVDEHVTVVGEVSRLMRKPMRNRGGTWLEVEVVDGARNKIYLAFFGKGSHVAEARLKPGRRGMFAGKVGLFGARAHPRWQLAHPEFELFEESEASAEEFSAAPVPIYPAGKDLTPWVIRRAVGVVLDTLGPLHDPLPGDLRVRHGLQDLGEALIAIHRPKDFADVHRARQRLKFDEAFVLQAVLLQRRQAAVAWPAKARPRRGDGLLADFDTRLPFALTEGQALVGEEIADDLAREHPMHRLLQGEVGAGKTVVALRAMLQVVDAGGQAVLLAPTEVLAQQHHRSITTMLGDLAQGGMFGGTAVTLLTGSMGAAARRSALLDAASGTAGIVVGTHALLQEHVQFADLGLVVVDEQHRFGVEQRDALREKAGGGRPHVLVMTATPIPRTVAMTVFGDLEVSTLSQLPSGRAPITTHVVPAAEKPHFLDRTWERVREEVGLGRQAYIVCPRIGDLEGDEGDLRASADQPPADDERRPPLAVLDVAELLSEGPLHGLRLGVLHGKLPPEEKDAVMRAFTKGELDVLVATTVIEVGVDVPNSSVMVIMDADRFGVSQLHQLRGRVGRGGLPGLCLLVSDFPEGTPARARLEAVASTLDGFELSRVDLEQRREGDVLGAAQSGKRSSLKLLQLLRDEDVIEAAREEAALLLAGDPELVAHEGLRAEIDRLLADERAEYLEKT
- the rpmF gene encoding 50S ribosomal protein L32, which gives rise to MAVPKRKMSRSNTRARRSQWKTTAVALVSCPQCRSPKQPHIACPTCGTYNRRQVVEPSA
- a CDS encoding DAK2 domain-containing protein, translated to MEVLDPSGVRRWIRLAADALGRARAEIDALNVFPVADGDTGTNLHLTMLSAAEAVEALPDDVEASVVWQTLSYGALVGARGNSGVIVSQALRGLADVLKDGADLRAGLARAASLAREAVARPVEGTVLSVLGAVARAVQDCDGGLAEVARRAAGAARSALRRTPEQLDVLARSGVVDAGGAGLAIILESLVAVVTGATSERFEVPAPTGRVAPMSEVGAGYEVMYLLDADDPAVAGLRRELDEMGDSLVVVGGDGLWNVHVHVDEAGPAVEAALRVGRPHRIRITYLAERTHRGGAGRGVVAVAAGDGIAALFEECGAVVVRRAPGTSPSLPDMLAAIRQAGGEVAVLPNDEGARAVAVAAAEIAREDGAVVSVLPTRATVQGLAALAVHDPLRRFDDDVVAMTDAAGHTRHGHVVVADREAVTSAGPCRPGDVLGLIDGDVAVIGARLDEVAEAVVDRMLAGGGELVTLVTGVDAPAELAVRLEHHLGRTRPDADLVVYDGEQGGYPLLIGVE